The proteins below come from a single Magallana gigas chromosome 10, xbMagGiga1.1, whole genome shotgun sequence genomic window:
- the LOC105336956 gene encoding vitamin D3 receptor, with the protein MEKNIVMTTVLPSESVCQSDTITSNTDSGHDIPSQNPSESQEADSIQMKEISCSEISSEPLKQKRKKRDKYIPDAVPLELPPCKICGKKASGNHYGVNSCEACKGFFRRYLQRNVPYKCNKGGKCLENSNIKKNSLCSACRMQKCLDCGMCREGIRQGRYTATERTRAIEEMKRLKQDSSTSKVSQGQGPNQEPAIKCLDLTLPKPEEESASATHSENSSAMEVEGEMSRSDSDKEASKEMTDLLERIVRGYHELTPRIMSLSDDEARAILKEGYEKHMKKVEVFGNMDPVPAGVYSEIYSNTQMDIDGRMEIFEVIRDELGILVQEYVRFTHGLPGFSDLPPTDQAKLLKAARLEFFFILGYRSFDSETKMLMTYKGLVFPIRQYYPYISEEMAVKWVNISDDVRNLSLTTQEHAVILAICLTFTDRCDLDARDKVEEIQMLFIDALQYLLKKRLGNESGLHFSRIMNVFLKLREMNEEFLTFYKKMCEDPMIQKYMPELLNFLID; encoded by the exons ATGGAGAAGAATATTGTGATGACCACTGTCTTACCATCAGAATCTGTCTGCCAATCAGACACCATCACCTCGAACACAGACAGTGGCCATGATATCCCCTCCCAGAATCCTTCAGAATCACAGGAAGCAGACAGCATACAGATGAAGGAGATCAGCTGTTCAGAAATTAGTTCTGAACCACTAAAGCAAAAAAGGAAGAAGAGAGATAAGTATATTCCTGATGCTGTTCCACTAGAGTTGCCCCCCTGTAAAATTTGTGGGAAAAAGGCTTCTGGGAATCATTACGGAGTCAATAGCTGTGAAGCTTGCAAG gGATTTTTTCGAAGATATCTCCAAAGAAATGTTCCCTACAAGTGCAACAAAGGCGGAAAATGTCTAGAGAACTCTAACATTAAGAAGAATTCTCTGTGTTCTGCCTGTCGAATGCAAAAGTGCCTGGATTGCGGAATGTGTCGTGAAG GAATCCGTCAAGGAAGATACACAGCCACTGAGCGTACCCGAGCTATTGAGGAAATGAAGCGTCTGAAACAAGACAGTTCAACTTCAAAGGTCAGCCAGGGTCAAGGGCCAAATCAGGAACCAGCCATTAAATGTTTGGACTTAACATTACCAAAACCAGAAGAAGAATCAGCCAGTGCCACACATTCTGAAAATTCCTCAGCTATGGAGGTCGAAGGTGAAATGTCAAGGTCAGATAGTGACAAGGAGGCGAGCAAAGAGATGACCGATTTGTTGGAGAGAATCGTCAGGGGATACCATGAACTCACTCCACGTATCATGTCTTTAAGTGATGATGAAGCCAGGGCTATCCTCAAGGAGGGATAT gaGAAGCACATGAAGAAAGTGGAGGTGTTTGGGAACATGGACCCAGTCCCCGCCGGTGTCTACAGTGAAATCTACAGTAACACGCAGATGGACATCGACGGGCGGATGGAAATCTTTGAG GTGATAAGAGATGAACTTGGCATACTGGTCCAGGAGTATGTTCGTTTCACCCATGGTCTCCCAGGATTCTCAGATCTCCCACCCACAGACCAGGCTAAGCTCCTTAAAG CGGCCAGACTGGAGTTTTTCTTCATCCTGGGCTACAGAAGTTTTGATTCCGAGACCAAAATGCTGATGACATACAAAGGTCTCGTATTTCCCATCCGACAGTATTACCCTTATATATCCGAGGAAATGGCAGTGAAGTGGGTCAACATCTCCGACGATGTCCGAAATCTCAGCCTGACTACTCAAGAGCACGCTGTCATTCTTGCCATCTGTCTCACCTTTACag ACAGGTGTGACCTTGATGCCAGAGACAAGGTTGAAGAGATCCAGATGCTATTTATAGATGCCCTTCAGTACCTTCTCAAAAAGAGGCTAGGGAATGAAAGTGGGCTTCATTTTTCAAGGATTATGAATGTATTTCTGAAGTTGAGAGAAATGAATGAAGAGTTTTTGACATTCTACAAGAAAATGTGTGAAGATCCTATGATTCAAAAGTACATGCCTGAACTACTGAATTTTTTAATCGATTGA